The genomic region GTAGCTTGAGTCACGTCAGAAGCCATGACTTCTACGAGTGCAACCTATGGAGGAATCACTCTAACAATCCTAATCCTTACCcagaagcggatcaatccgGACGGGCGCCCCAAGCGGTTGGATAAACGGGGACCAGACATTTCTCTACATATGGCCAAAATtggacttattttttacaacagcTTGCAATCCTTTTTATATACTTTCAGCATATAGTCTCCATGATTTTTGATAGGTATAAATTCTACACATGTTTTCGTTATTATCCATAACTTCGTCACATACCCTATAGTAAATGTTTATTCAAAGAAtctaaactaaataaataaattcaacaataTAATGTGATAGGTAACTTACATTTCCTTTCGCACAGTttgcttattttatgaaatcgGATATTGGATCTTCATTATCTGAAAATAATCACTCTGAATTAAGCAATCTGAACAAGTTAATACAATTCCTTTCGTTCTGTTAATTATGACCTCCACATGCTAAACCAACCAGACCTATTGAAAACTaatcattttaatatttttttgcgaTTaatgtcatgtttttcttttttttaataaatgcaAATGTAGATTACTGTTCACAgatgttttttgttatgtgtGCTAAATCGTAATAGGGGTTTTTGAATAGCtctcaaattatcaaatctttttatcaatttaacagcgatgacgaaaacaatttaaaagggTAACAATGGATACTTTTACTGGTGGACCGTAAATTGAGGGGATTTTAAGTCAAACGGACATTATTAGATGAGAAAGAAGgttcatgaaaacatattctggcaatgttttaggtgaaaattaataatGGTTAAGCAATATCAAAATACATTTGTACTAACTTTTGCTTTttacttacttttttttaaagttacttttacgatttttttattttggggtTTTCATCACGGGGCCCCCTTAAACTCGGGgcccccgcggccgctcagtccgtTCATAGGTAGATCCGACTCTGTCCTTACCAAAAGAGTGGTCGGTAAACCAGATTCAACAGCGAGCCGCTTAACTCActgcaacaaatattttattgattgaTCGATTGTGCTTATCGATTGCTGGGCAATATCTTATCCAGCAGCGGCACACCCTTGCGATTCCATACTCCCGACACCAAGACACATTTGTTTTGGAAGACCAGGTCCCCTGTATATCATCCCGTGAAGGGAAATACCCACAGCCAGTGTGATGGTTTACCTGCAACGACGAACACCAGGCATCCAAGTGTACCAAGGGCAAAATGGCTCACCGATCCGGTTGCTCCGCGGTGCTACGACTTGTGCTGCTTCTGGTCGTCTGTGCAGTTCCGAACGCGTTGGGTCAACTGTCGGTGCTGAATCAGATACCGTACGGGTTGCTGGAACATCTGAAGCAGGCGCCCCAGCGATGGAATGCAACCAGTGCCACCGATCAGCTCTGCCTGAACCAGCTGGATGCGTTCGCGAGCTCGTTCGACGCCGGTGAACGGTGGGCTTTGACCAGTGAGTAGAGAGGGGACTATTCCTCCAGTGGCCAATGGCATGGACGTAACCATCTGTGTGTTTTTAGTGTTCGACTCATGGGGCAAACATCCCGCCGGTGTGCTGTACGGGAATGTGTTTGCATTTGGCAACTTTGACCAGTGCCGGGGCATCGATCACCAGGGTGCTCTTTCGACGTTCCGCGGACAGCACTGTACGCTGTACGTGGATCTGAGCCGCGTGGGAGTTCCGGTACCGGCTCCCCTACAGTATGGCGTATGCGTTCCGGATACCTGCGAACCGGAACTGGTGGGGCAGCTAACCAATGCGTACTTCATGGCCAACCAGATGTTCGTCGGCAATGGGCAGATACTGGGACGGTTTTGTTACCGCGATGAGGACCGTCCATTTCCCGCGGTAACGATAGTGGCGATGTGAGTTCTTCGGCCTAATGATAAAGCTTGATGAGAGAGTAGTAACTCTCAACCACCTTTTCTTTTAGTGTTCTCTTTTCGGTCTACGGTGGACTGCTGCTACTTGCCACGGTGGCGGAATTGTTCTTCATTCATCACAAGCAGGACACCCCAAGCATCGTGAAGCGGTTCTCAGCCTACACGAACCTGGGACACATCTTCCGGATCATCCCGCGCACCGAGGGGAAAGACAGTGGAGTGCTCGATTGTGTGAACGGCATCCGTGCACTGTCGATGCTGTGGATCATCGTGAACCACGTTCACGATTCCGCGCTTGGCATACCGACGTTCAACATTCCCGTCCGCCAGGAGTACACCGAGAGCTACTTCGGGGCGCTGTTCCATCGGCTCGGTGGCAAGGCGGTCGACATCTTTCTCATGCTCAGCGGTATGCTCGTGTCGATGAAGATGCTCCGGGAGCTGGAGCGTACGAAGCGGTTGAACGTGTGGGAACTTTGGGTGCATCGGATCGTGCGTCTTACGCCGGCCTACGCCGCACTGATTCTCTTCGGTATCGCCTTCGTGGAGTGGGTCGGCGAGGGTGTCCTGGCCAAGCTGGTGTCCGAGGAGCTGATAGCCGCCTGCAACAAAAGCTGGTGGTCCGCCCTGCTGTACGTGCAGAACTATGCGCACCACTCGTCGATGTGCTTCCCCCACACGTGGTACCTTTCGGTGGACATGCAGCTATACATCATCGCACCGCTGCTCATCTATCCACTGTGGCGCTTCGGACGTCGGTTTGTGCCGGTCATCGTGCTGCTGGCACTCCTCTCGATCAGCTGCGTCTTTGCGACGTTCATGGTCAACGAGTACCGGCTTAACCGGTCGGCTCCGCCCGGCGATGGGCTGATGCCGCGCAAAACGTACCACCCAACACATGCACGAATGTCCGTGTGGCTGTTCGGAGCCCTGTTCGGGTATCTAGTGCATCGGACACGGGCCACCCGGGTGAAACTGTCCCTTCCGGCACTCGGGCTCGGTTGGCTCATCACGGCGGTCATCCTTGTCGCTACCGGGTACTCGCTGAAACAGCTCTACACCGGTGACTACACACGCATCGAACCCATCGCGGACGCCTTCTACGAATCGCTGCATCGATCGTTCTGGGCATTCGCCGTCATGTGGGTCATCTTCGTGTGCATCAACCAGCAAGGAGGAATCGTCGATCGGTTTCTCGGTAATCCACTCTGGCAACCGCTGTCCCGACTGTCCTACTCGATGTACCTCGTGCATATCGCCATCCAGGCGGTCACACTAACGAAAGCGATCCGGTTTCCGGTCGAGTTTACCGTGGTCAACGTGTTCTACACCTCGTTCGGCTTGATCGGCATCAGTGCGGTCGCCGGGACGGTTTGGTGCGTGGCGTTCGAGTATCCATTCTTCGGCCTAGAGCGGTACATCTTCCGACGGAAAAGGGCTTCGGACTAGGGGAGGGGACGAAGAATAACAAATAGCTTCCGCTAATGACACGAATTCATtacttttaaatataaaaaagacaTCTTTGTTTTATTACACCACATGATTTGCTGATTTTTTCACGGTTGTCTGTTTCGTCTTATCGATACACagctgtttaatttttctctaCTAAGCGAAACGCCCGGGGGTATACATTCGAGGGTAGGAGAGAAATTAAAAGAGTGACAAATTAAATATGATAGAAAAAGGGATTATTAACGTCAATCAACGATTCACATAACGCTGAATTATCGTTGCAATAATATGTTTTAGGCCAGCAGGCATTTGCTCTTTTGACTTTATCATCGTTAAAGGAGCTTCTATAAAGGCCCCGCTCTTTGTTTTCTCCGATGTCACAGGTGTATAATACGCGGACCGATCAGGGCGAAGAGTCGAAAACGTCACACCGATCACACTAATCTAACGCGAATTCTATTGGAGTGTGTTGCCACTATGTACAAGGCTAAGGGATTGTTTGTAGTTCTGTTATCGTTAAGGTTATATACGGTTCCTATTTCGTCAACGGCCAGTTCGGTTTCTCTCCTGCTTGTCACGAAGTTTGTTCGCTaaccgaaaaagaaagaattgaCATTTTCAACTCAATGCCAAATATAATgagtttcaaatttatttactaCGACTAAGCAACGGATAGTATTTTTGTGTTCGGACATTTTCCTAACTGATAACAAAGTAGTTAGAGCCACATTGTGTGTCCATTTACAGTTCAAAAAAATAGAGAgagattgttttaaaacaaaatttagacTGGATTCTTTCTTTGGCTCCTGAACACTTCCACGAACCATCTTATGTGGTTCCTAACAGTccgtcgtttgttttttttttttaacttccgAAGAGATCGCCTAATAGTAGAACACTTAACTGATGCTCCAAAAGAAGTTTAGAAATATCTTATACTCGAATGCGCTCGTTACCGATCTGGTATAAATAACTGCTTTGTAAGAGATCCGGGTGATCTCTTCATAATAAATCAGCGCAAAACCCCCTATTTTCGTCCCTCAAACTTTTGTTGAAGCGATGCCACATTGGAGACCTTCCCTGGGGCGGGCCGGGCTGCCGCCGTCAGTAGTTTCCCGTTGCTAACCGGAGcggttttcggtttcgttgtGAGTGGCTCCGGTTTGGCAGGAGTTTTAGGTTTTCCGGTCGGATTTGCTGCTGTCTTCCCGCTGGCGACGGTTCCGTTCGGTATTGACCCATTGCTTACGATGCCTCCGCGCGGGGAAGGTGTTCGTGTGCGGACggacgtggtggtggtggtcgtttGGGGTGTGGGTTTTTTCACACCTCCTGCCGGAGGGTTGGCTTTTTCTGACGCAATTTTTGCCTTCGCCGCGGCTACCACCGAACCAGCGCGGGCACTGTTCGTGAGGACGCTGTGGTACGGTTTGTAGGAAGAGGTACCGTTCGTCGCCGTGGAACTCGCTGGGGTGGAGGGTTTTTTGAGCGGTTCTTTCACTGCTGCCGTGGGACCTTGGAATTTGATTTCGTTTAACACGTTACCCGTCGCACCACCACTTCCGTTTGTGGCCACAGGATTAGTCTTGAAGCTGCTTACCCCGTTTGAGGAAGGTTTCTCCGACGGCGAACCGTTGCTGGTGGAGGGTGCTATCCGTGCAATCGGGGCACTGCTGATGGCGGACGGGCGAAGGTACCCGCTGGAGGTTGTACTGAGGCCGGAGTTGCGGTTGGCCATGGCGACAACCGGAGGAACAGCGACATCCTCCtcatcaccatcgtcatcatcttcTGTCGCGTCgaaatcgtcgtcgtcgtcgtcgatgaGATCCGACGTGTTGACGTACGTtggctcgtcgtcgtcctcctcgGCGGAAGCCACTGGCGGCGCACCGTTCGCCACCACCGACGGTTGGGTAGCGATCGAGGAAGAGTTCCGGCTACCACTGCCTCCACTTCGACGCAGCGTCGACGCAATGTACACCGAGTCCCCGTGCCGGCTTTCGATTTCGTTCACAATCTCCCCAAGCAGGCCCATGCTCTCCGAGCTACCACCGGACGAGATGGCCGGTGGTGAGAGAATGCTCGGTGGTGACGGTGACTCATCGATGACAGCGTAAATGTTGTCCGTTCCATGTGGCGGGTGGACGGTGCTGATGGCGTCCCGACAATCGTCATACTCGTGCCGAGGGCTGACGATCTTCACCGACTTTGGTGGCGGCGGATTCTGGTATCCGGGAACGCCCGGAATTTTCAGCGCACCTGGTTGTGTCGTTGCCACCGCTGGGACGGGTGGCCTCGGTGGGGGAATCGTTGGTCGCGTGCCGACCATACTCTGGGGTCGCTTAAGGGGTCCCGATTTCTTCCCCGAACCGCTTCCGATGGATCCATTCTCGGAACGATCGTCAACTATCCGAACCTTACGCTGCGAGCCACCGTTGTTAGTTGACTCCGGATCTCGCATACTCTTTGCCCTTTGCACAGAAACAAccgtggaggtggtggtggtgccagAAACTTCCGACAACGTATCCTCCGAACCATCCGCCAGCCTGGGCATGCTCTTCGCCAACTCTGGATTTTGATCGATCGGAATCGGCGCGGAGATGGCGATGTTTCGTAGCTTCTCCTTGTCGATCACCTTCAACTGTTTCGGTTCCGGTTTAggtggtttttcctccttctttaGATAAGACGTGATGCGGTTCAGTTTACTCTCTTTCGGCTTCTTTTCCTTGCTGACCGGATTGATTAGCACGTCGGCCCCCAACGAAGCGGAGTTGGTCCCGTCCGTGGAATGCAGCGACCCGGACGAAGATAGGAGCGTCGCGTCGGGCACGGCAAGCGGTGGAAGGGTCGGCGCCCGGCGGATGGGCACGTTCTGACTGTTCTGTACCACTCCGCCCGCGATTAGTTCCCGCGAGGTGCAGGTCGACGATTCGAGGATCGGGCTGGAAATGATTGGCCGTGCCGTCGAGCCCGGATTCAGCGGAGGCAGCGCGGGCGCACCGGCCGCATCCAGCTGATGCTCGTGGTTGGCCAGCTTGCAGCCGTTGACGCGGGTAGGCGCGTGCAGTGCCACGTTACCTGCCGGTTTATTGTACGTCGTTACATTATCAAAGCTACTACTACTACGGTCTGTTTCGTGCGCTGCTAGCGTTTTAAGCGGTACGGGTACGGGTGGTGCAGCCCGGGCCGGCACAGCATTGCTGGTTGTGTCCTCCTGCTGGCTGCACTTGGCCACCGGCTGCACGAACGCGACCTTGGGTGGCTTTTTGTGACCGTGTACGGAGGCTTGGTTGGTGGTTTTGGACTGGGGAAGTGGTTGCAGGGTGAATCCTTTAAATTTACCAAACATATTGTTGTTGGCCACAAAGTCCGACTCGCTCGTGGCAATGGGAGCGCCACCGACCGTGGCCGAGGGTCGCAGCAGGGCCGCGTTCATGTCCGAGTCGGGGGAGTTCGGGGACGAGGGCGCTAGCATCGTGTGGGTTGAGCTGGCGGAATGCGAGCTGTCCGGTTTAATGTGCGTAGTTaagctaaaataaaaaaaaaaaaaacattattataATTAGAccgcatatatttttttataagtaGTTGCAAGGGATTCCAGCAACATGCATAGGAATAAATACAATAATATATATGTACACTGCATTCCACGTCGCAAACACAGACAAACTTCTAATATAATAGTGCAAAAGAGATAAGTTTAAATTAGTAgggtttaaacaaataaatattaattaattaagtACAATTTCAATGTTTGATATTGTATATACTGGCTTGTGAGTTTCAGATTACACATATAtttggaaaaatgttgatgttAGTAACAAATATGAAATAAGGCCCATCTTAGGTAGATTACTGTTAACAAATGGAACAAATATACAAGCAAACCTGATcgtatgaatttattttatattgaatCATTGATTACATCTGATTTGATTGTCTGATTCAATAGTGGGTAATGTTACGGGACAAAAAGCAAAGCATAAGGTTAAAACAATTGTGCATTATACCAATTTTCCGTCAACCTACCCATGCGCGCCTGATTATCAACCAATCCCAATCACCGTAAAACAAGAAGCACAACGAAAGTGAAGAAAGAACACACAACTGTACTACAACAACGGAACTACTGCTAATGCTACTGCAAACATATTACTTGTGTTTATCGTGTTGATAcgtatataaaatatttaaagcaCTTTTGTTGAACACTCAACGGTAAAAAAGCGTGCAGACAGGATTATATCCAGCAAATGTGCATGATCGTTGAGCATCACAACCAAGCAGACACATGCAACAACAAATGAACGAATCGATAGGACGTAACGGCAACTAAAGATGCAACTCGGTGCTAGCACTCAGCAGTCCGGGGTTCGTGCTGGATACCAGGCGCATGTCCCCGATGACTTTGTGCCGCTGGCCACTGGCAACCCTCGGTATGTCGGGGGCCGTTCTGAGTGTCTTCGTGTTCGTGCTCGATACGAGGCGCACGTCACCGATGGCCAGTGGCACACGTCTGTCGCGGGACGAACGGACCAGCgttccactaccaccaccaccactactagTGCTACTGTTTCGCCAATCTCCGAAGGAAGAAGAGGCACGTGTAGAAGTGTACGAAGAAGCAACGACAGAAACAACGGCTGGTGCCGGCCGTGATACGTACGCGGAGGTCGGAGGTTTTCGTTTGCCGGTGAAACTATGCCCTTGCCGGTAGTAGTATATGAACAGCGCGAAGATGGTGCAGGCTGGTACCACGGCAAGGAACATGATGTAAAGGGCACTGCGGAAGCCGGCACCTGCTGTAGGATAGAgagaattttataaaaacagtTAATGTCAATGTAAATACACTCTGCTAATGAAGGTATGCAatcttcaaaaaacatttaaaaacatgtttctccAAGACCCAAGTGTTATGACACGTACCATTCGGATCCGATGCTGGCCCGCTGTCAATAGAACCACCGTAACCGGGCAGATTGCAGTGTGGGGGTGCAAAATCGGCCTCACAGTGACAATGGCCTTCGCTGTTGCAAACACCTTTTCCGTTGCAATTCTCCGGACATGCCATACCATGCCCGGATGCTCTTAACTTCTCCACCGGTACACACGCCTGATTGAGACACATCTTTCCCTCGCCACACTTAGCGCCGTCCGGCGTTAGGCCGGGGTCAACCTTCTGCAACCCCAGATCGACGATCGCTGTCCGACACGGTATCACACTCCCGTTGTACGTCATGAAGCTGTGCGACAGTATCGCAACCGATTCCATCCCGAACTCGAGCCGCTCGTTCAGATGCCGACAGTGCAGCATACCGCAGTGCACGTCCGACTCTTCACACTTGATGTACTCGTTCTTGACACGGTTGTACCCGCAGTTCCCGTGCCGCGTGCCTTCCTCGTTCTTTGCGTAGCACTGCTCGGATGATTTCCCGGTTGGGCCCCAGAGCACTCGGCACTGGTCGTTCTGCGAGCGACACATGCCACGGTAACAGAACGCCTTGCCACCGTCGCACATTTCCGTGTCGCGCTTAAACACATCGCCCGGGCAGTACTCCGACTCGCCGGAACAATACTCCGGCAGGTCGCATTCGCCATCGGTCGGCCGGCAAACGGTACCGCCGATCTTTGGCTTGCATGTGCTGAGATCACAACATTCGCCCGTCGCACACGACGCGTTCGAGTGGAGCATGCAGGTTCGCGGATCGCAGCACGAATTGTCACAGTAGTCCGGCAGCCCGCAGTCACACTGTTCGCCTGCCTCCACGAACCCATTACCGCATACCGGCGAGTCGAAAAGACTTTCCGGTTTATTCTTCAGGCAATAGTTCATCCCATGGTTGAAGGCCACACTCAGCTGATCGATGCTGCAGCGACTCCAATGCTTCGGCGCGATCGACGAACTGGACGCCGACATTATACACCGATCCTCGGGACACTCGCAGTCGGACGTGTCGTGCTCCATGCCGAAGTTGTGGCCCATCTCGTGCGCCACCGTCGTCGCCTGCACCCCGATGATCTCACTGTGGTACATCTCCACCCCACCGGAGAACTCGTACGTACAGATCGGACCCTTAAGGGCCTTCCCCACCACACCGCCGTCGAAGTGTTCCTTCGTGAACAGTTGCGCGTTATCGTTCGGGTGATCCTTGATCAACGTTTTCTTGCGGTAGTGCAGAAAGTTCTTCAACGTCGCCTCGCCGTCTTTCGACAGCTCGATCTCGTCGCCCTCGTTCCACACGACCACCCCGACCAGGCCGATGAAAATGTTGAGCGGCTCGTACAGCGCGTTGATGATGTTGGTGATATCCTTGCAGTACTGCTGGACGGTCTTAAAGTTTTCCCGCATCGTCTTGAACATCTTGTTGTCCACCACGATCACCAGCTCGACGTAGCTGGAGTACCTGTTGGCATTGTACGGACCGCGGATCTTTGGCGCCGCGCTGGACGATGCGGCTCGCTTCGAGCGAtgctggaaaaaagaaacccccggGAAAGTGTTAATAAAGCAAGAAGTGCAATCTCGAGCAGCCCATAAACAACGAGCTTATCCCTTACCACCTCTGGCCCCATCAGCTCCTGATAGAGCGCCGGATCGTGGGTCGCATTCGCGTGTCCTCCCTCGTAACCGCACTTGTGGCCTCCGTTCTCACCCGATGGCAGTAAATCTTCATGTCTACATATGGTGGTTAGATAAAAACTCGGTGCCATTAGTAAAACACTTCAGCAAATGCAACTTGCGTTGCAGCGCAATGCACTTTGCATCCACTTAccgataaataaaatgttccgCAAGGTCGATCCTTGAAGTGGGACCGTTCGCTTCCGTGGCGACCGGGGCGGAACTTTCTATATAGTAAGTGTCATCCCGGTCGATGATGATGCCCCGAATGCCTCCCGGTTCGCCGCACGTAGAAATTGCCGCACTCGAGTCAGGCTTTCCACGAATTTTGCCCTGCGGCCGGGGAAAACACggaacaatttcaatttattgataACAACATTCGATTTACTACACAACCCATGTGGGCGCTGAAACCCAGTGGGAGTCttctagagaaaaaaaagcaacccaCATCCTTCCTGTCCCGATTGGAAACCGTTTCCCCCACTCacccgataatggcaaaggtCTACATCTTCCGGCCGGGTGTATCGTTCGACGTGCTTGCCGGTTCCGTTCGGCAGCTGATAGCTAAGAAAGTGTCCGCTCGGTAGGAGCTGTTCGTTGAGTTGTAAATCTAATATCACATCAGCTTCGTCTAAAGTATAGCTTAAGGTTAAATGCGACGCGTGAAGGCCGttctggaaagaaaaaaggaaaaagtacatATTGTTTATCCATTTTGCTCGATTGTTCGTGGAAAGCATGCCGCTTTATCGAACACCACTTACCGCTTCACGGGTGTCGATTAAGGATCGTTTATGTCGCCCATGTCGCAACTGTGGTACTACCCTACCGTAGTGTGAGAATTCGCGGGAAGGATGAAATCGTTGGTCATCTGTGGAAGGGCGGggagaaaagcaaaaatagaaaactctTTATTAAAGAACCtttgcgaaggaaaacaaatgcgGGGCAACCTATTTTGCTTGGCTTCCTTTGATGAGTGATTTTTCTCCAACAGCAAAATGGATCGTAAAACTTGACGGGCTTACACTGGGATTACTTTTCTGAGCTTAACTACCCGTAATAGATTAACGATCGTTTTGGACGACGCTTCGCAGCGGAACATGCCGTTCCGTCGGCATGTTTTACAGCACCCCACCAGCCTTGAGATAGCCACCGATGACCCCAGAGTTCCATCCGACTCCCGGTGGAAATCAGTGGCGTCATGCAGACGCGGACCATGACTCATAAAGATGGAACTGTCTATAGGGTGtagtatattttaaaaaaaaatctataaagGTGGAACTCCCTATCTCTAGCTGGGTTGATTACGGTagcgtgcgttttttttttaaactttgtttccttttccatgCTAAACGAAAAGAACAATTGACGAACCCACCCAGTGCTTGCCCAAGTGTTATCTCGCCCAAGCCCCATCGGTTGGCCGTAAAAgagcaaaaacacaagacctgCCATCTCAATTGAGCGGCGCGTATGAAGTGCTAGCGTCCGTCACAACATCATTTAATCTAGGCGTCGGAGAAACAATTCTTTCACGCACCCTCCCGGGGGCCTCCGAAACCTTTGGCCTCGTTGGAGGTCTTCGGAGCCGAGCGGCTCGCCGCTCCAACCaaaccacagccaagtgcaGGCGGAATAGCTGAACCCGTTTCTGGGATGATGGGTGGCCGTGCCATTTCCACGATCACTCTCATAAGAAGATAGAAAGGAAGAGAGGAAAGGCGGGAACAAATGCTCAACGCCAAACCGTGCCATACCGGCGGCGTTCGGGCAAAAGGAAAGTGCTGGCGCTTTGGCAATGAGGGGAAAATGGGTCAACTGCAACTCCCGCGTCCGGTAAAGAACTCCACACCGTAGAGCGTGGCCCAAGATGTTAATGATGTGCTTGCATGGCGGCGATGGCGGCGAAGCGAAATATGATTGTGGGCAGTAGGTCTCCTTCCACCCAAGTTCACCCGGGTACTGACCGAAGCAGGCGCACTGTAGAAGCAGCAAAAGGGAAGTAACCTCGAAAAGCCTAACCGATGAAATtaagaaaccgtttttccgATTAGACAAGGCGGTGGGGGTTTTTTTCTAGTTGAAGTGAAGTGTGAAGGTTAGAAGAAAAGTAAGGAAAGCGAactgaggaggaggaggatgctAGAGGCCATTACGGGACCTGGAAACGTTTAACGGAGCTGCTGAGGTGAAGACCTCACCTCATATTTTTCTGAACACTAAACAGACCAAGTAGAACATTTGTATCAAGCATAGGAAATTTTTATAGCTTCTCAATCTTTGAATTAAATGTTTGTTACCAGGTTTCACAAAAATTACATTGTTACTTATATGTTTAATAATTTCTACAACAAACCCATAACGCTTGTGAAACCAAAATGGCTTGTCTACATCTGCGGTAACTCTAGTGTAGTAGACAGCATCTGTTCAACTGGATCTCTCGCGCGGTGCTCTGATATCTTTGACAGCTAACGGTGCAACGACCGCCGCCACCGAGAGCTACGTAATTTACTGCACCGTGTGCAACATAACGCATCAACCGATGATGCATTACCTTTTTAGGTTCAGTGAAAAATGCTCCGTTCACCGGAACCCCTTGTTAAAACTGGTTAGGCCGCACAAGAAGTATCTTTCCAATCCAAGAGTTTAATTTGAGGATAAAATATACTTCTAGCATTGATCGTAATTGTTACAGAACTTATGGTAACAATAATGCTTTAGATTTCAAGATTAAACAAATCCACTTTTTTAATGAGATTAACTAcatccgttttatttttcaacaagtAATTTGTTCTATTTCCGCTTCAGGCCATGAGATGAGTATCGATGATTGAGCTGAAATGAGTGTTGAACAATTTCATAATTACGGTTGCAAAGGCAATACGTTAAGAAAAAAATCCTGCTCTTCCAACCGcagcatttgttttcttcgtccGCTTCTTGG from Anopheles coustani chromosome 3, idAnoCousDA_361_x.2, whole genome shotgun sequence harbors:
- the LOC131259834 gene encoding O-acyltransferase like protein-like, with the protein product MAHRSGCSAVLRLVLLLVVCAVPNALGQLSVLNQIPYGLLEHLKQAPQRWNATSATDQLCLNQLDAFASSFDAGERWALTMFDSWGKHPAGVLYGNVFAFGNFDQCRGIDHQGALSTFRGQHCTLYVDLSRVGVPVPAPLQYGVCVPDTCEPELVGQLTNAYFMANQMFVGNGQILGRFCYRDEDRPFPAVTIVAIVLFSVYGGLLLLATVAELFFIHHKQDTPSIVKRFSAYTNLGHIFRIIPRTEGKDSGVLDCVNGIRALSMLWIIVNHVHDSALGIPTFNIPVRQEYTESYFGALFHRLGGKAVDIFLMLSGMLVSMKMLRELERTKRLNVWELWVHRIVRLTPAYAALILFGIAFVEWVGEGVLAKLVSEELIAACNKSWWSALLYVQNYAHHSSMCFPHTWYLSVDMQLYIIAPLLIYPLWRFGRRFVPVIVLLALLSISCVFATFMVNEYRLNRSAPPGDGLMPRKTYHPTHARMSVWLFGALFGYLVHRTRATRVKLSLPALGLGWLITAVILVATGYSLKQLYTGDYTRIEPIADAFYESLHRSFWAFAVMWVIFVCINQQGGIVDRFLGNPLWQPLSRLSYSMYLVHIAIQAVTLTKAIRFPVEFTVVNVFYTSFGLIGISAVAGTVWCVAFEYPFFGLERYIFRRKRASD
- the LOC131259229 gene encoding uncharacterized protein LOC131259229, with product MEPLKRHVRPLAISVVSSGRDDNGKLDLLQENVAQCKQHLHQQAVGNSRLAHDEDGRRRKRRKLNPYQQEEPKVPAEGLLHHSRCSSSTAMANQHLRLALALLGLVLGTLLVPVTSSPVSTKSSDRSTKRVDRSTYWQRVSEWRENFIADDQRFHPSREFSHYGRVVPQLRHGRHKRSLIDTREANGLHASHLTLSYTLDEADVILDLQLNEQLLPSGHFLSYQLPNGTGKHVERYTRPEDVDLCHYRGKIRGKPDSSAAISTCGEPGGIRGIIIDRDDTYYIESSAPVATEANGPTSRIDLAEHFIYRHEDLLPSGENGGHKCGYEGGHANATHDPALYQELMGPEVHRSKRAASSSAAPKIRGPYNANRYSSYVELVIVVDNKMFKTMRENFKTVQQYCKDITNIINALYEPLNIFIGLVGVVVWNEGDEIELSKDGEATLKNFLHYRKKTLIKDHPNDNAQLFTKEHFDGGVVGKALKGPICTYEFSGGVEMYHSEIIGVQATTVAHEMGHNFGMEHDTSDCECPEDRCIMSASSSSIAPKHWSRCSIDQLSVAFNHGMNYCLKNKPESLFDSPVCGNGFVEAGEQCDCGLPDYCDNSCCDPRTCMLHSNASCATGECCDLSTCKPKIGGTVCRPTDGECDLPEYCSGESEYCPGDVFKRDTEMCDGGKAFCYRGMCRSQNDQCRVLWGPTGKSSEQCYAKNEEGTRHGNCGYNRVKNEYIKCEESDVHCGMLHCRHLNERLEFGMESVAILSHSFMTYNGSVIPCRTAIVDLGLQKVDPGLTPDGAKCGEGKMCLNQACVPVEKLRASGHGMACPENCNGKGVCNSEGHCHCEADFAPPHCNLPGYGGSIDSGPASDPNAGAGFRSALYIMFLAVVPACTIFALFIYYYRQGHSFTGKRKPPTSALTTHIKPDSSHSASSTHTMLAPSSPNSPDSDMNAALLRPSATVGGAPIATSESDFVANNNMFGKFKGFTLQPLPQSKTTNQASVHGHKKPPKVAFVQPVAKCSQQEDTTSNAVPARAAPPVPVPLKTLAAHETDRSSSSFDNVTTYNKPAGNVALHAPTRVNGCKLANHEHQLDAAGAPALPPLNPGSTARPIISSPILESSTCTSRELIAGGVVQNSQNVPIRRAPTLPPLAVPDATLLSSSGSLHSTDGTNSASLGADVLINPVSKEKKPKESKLNRITSYLKKEEKPPKPEPKQLKVIDKEKLRNIAISAPIPIDQNPELAKSMPRLADGSEDTLSEVSGTTTTSTVVSVQRAKSMRDPESTNNGGSQRKVRIVDDRSENGSIGSGSGKKSGPLKRPQSMVGTRPTIPPPRPPVPAVATTQPGALKIPGVPGYQNPPPPKSVKIVSPRHEYDDCRDAISTVHPPHGTDNIYAVIDESPSPPSILSPPAISSGGSSESMGLLGEIVNEIESRHGDSVYIASTLRRSGGSGSRNSSSIATQPSVVANGAPPVASAEEDDDEPTYVNTSDLIDDDDDDFDATEDDDDGDEEDVAVPPVVAMANRNSGLSTTSSGYLRPSAISSAPIARIAPSTSNGSPSEKPSSNGVSSFKTNPVATNGSGGATGNVLNEIKFQGPTAAVKEPLKKPSTPASSTATNGTSSYKPYHSVLTNSARAGSVVAAAKAKIASEKANPPAGGVKKPTPQTTTTTTSVRTRTPSPRGGIVSNGSIPNGTVASGKTAANPTGKPKTPAKPEPLTTKPKTAPVSNGKLLTAAARPAPGKVSNVASLQQKFEGRK